Proteins from one Oncorhynchus gorbuscha isolate QuinsamMale2020 ecotype Even-year linkage group LG18, OgorEven_v1.0, whole genome shotgun sequence genomic window:
- the slc44a2 gene encoding choline transporter-like protein 2 isoform X4: MAKNKGEARKFDPTFKGPIHNRGCTDVFCCILFILAILGYFAVGILAWSQGDPRKVIYPTDSRGQFCGQAGTPLEKKPLLFYFNILKCASPLTLLEFQCPTTQLCVESCPTKHMMLRKAFENKGDQEYYKQFCKEGVDFSKMSVLKILRDGLCPSMLMSSKPFTRRCLPALSTMKGGVVVVGNETIFDNGEGEKVNATDFLDASKKSNVVVEARQVAMRIFEDYTVSWYWILIGLVIAMVVSLIFIVLLRYLAGIMIWVMIVMVILVIGYGIFHCAMEYRSLKGEPGSDVTVRDLGLQTDFSVYLQIRQTWLAFMIILSIVEVVVILLLIFLRKRVLIAIALIKEASRAVGHVMSSLFYPLLTFALLALVIAYWAITAVFLSTSNEQVYKVFNTTECNYSRDTCNPETFNTTNIKAQCPDGECLFAFYGGETYYHKYLILFQFYNVFLFFWCANFVTALGQVTLAGAFASYYWAFKKPDDIPANPVCSSLGRALRYHTGSLAFGSLILSLVQVIRVLLEYLDQKLKAAQNRFAKFLLSCLKCCFWCLEKFIKFLNRNAYIMVAIYGKSFCTSARDAFFILMRNIIRVAVLDKVTDFLLFLGKLLIVGIVGICSFFFFSGRIKAVEQTAPSLNYYWVPILTVVVGSYLIAHGFFSVYAMCVDTLFLCFLEDLERNDGTAERPYFMSQNLLTILKKSNEDQAKTVD, encoded by the exons ATGGCAAAGAATAAAG GTGAAGCACGGAAGTTTGACCCTACCTTCAAAGGACCCATCCACAACAG GGGCTGCACAGATGTGTTCTGCTGTATTCTCTTCATCTTGGCCATACTGGGATACTTTGCTGTGGGGATCCTGG CCTGGTCTCAGGGGGACCCCAGGAAGGTTATCTACCCGACTGACAGCAGAGGACAGTTCTGTGGCCAGGCCGGGACCCCCCTGGA GAAGAAACCTCTCCTGTTCTACTTCAACATCCTGAAGTGTGCCAGTCCCCTGACCCTGCTGGAGTTCCAGTGCCCCACCACTCAGTTATGTGTGGAAAGCTGTCCTACCAAACACATGATGTTGCGGAAAGCCTTCGAGAACAAAGGAGATCAGGAGTACTACAAGCAGTTCTGCAAGGAAGGAGTGGACTTCTCCAAAATG AGTGTTCTCAAGATCCTGAGGGATGGCCTGTGTCCTTCCATGCTCATGTCCAGCAAACCAT tcaCTCGTCGGTGCCTTCCAGCTCTCAGTACCATGAAAGGTGGTGTGGTTGTCGTTGGCAACGAGACTATTTTTGAcaacggggagggagagaaggtgaacGCCACTGATTTTCTGGACGCTTCAAA GAAGTCCAATGTGGTTGTTGAGGCTCGCCAGGTAGCCATGAGGATCTTTGAGGACTACACTGTGTCCTGGTACTGGATACTGAT tgGTCTGGTGATAGCCATGGTGGTCAGTCTCATCTTCATCGTCCTCCTGCGCTACCTGGCCGGGATCATGATCTGGGTCATGATCGTCATGGTGATACTGGTCATCGGATATG GGATCTTCCATTGTGCCATGGAGTACCGCAGCCTGAAGGGAGAGCCGGGTTCTGACGTCACTGTCCGTGATCTGGGACTGCAGACAGACTTCTCTGTTTACCTGCAGATCAGACAGACCTGGCTGGCTTTCA TGATCATCCTGTCCATCGTGGAGGTGGTTGTCATCCTGCTGCTCATCTTCCTCAGGAAGAGAGTCCTCATCGCCATCGCCCTCATCAAGGAGGCCAGCAGGGCTGTTGGccatgtgatgtcatcactgttcTACCCTCTGTTGACCTTTGCCCTGCTGGCCCTGGTCATAGCCTACTGGGCCATCACCGCTGT CTTCCTGTCCACCTCCAATGAGCAGGTGTACAAAGTGTTCAACACCACTGAATGTAATTACTCCAGAGACACCTGCAATCCCGAG aCGTTCAACACCACCAACATCAAAGCCCAGTGCCCGGACGGCGAGTGCCTGTTTGCCTTCTACGGAGGCGAGACCTACTACCATAAATACCTCATCCTGTTCCAGTTCTACAACGTGTTCCTCTTCTTCTGGTGTGCTAACTTTGTGACGGCGCTGGGTCAGGTGACCCTGGCTGGGGCCTTCGCATCCTACTACTGGGCCTTCAAGAAGCCCGACGACATCCCAGCCAACCCCGTCTGCTCCTCACTTGGTCGAGCCCTCAG ATACCATACAGGCTCCCTTGCCTTCGGTTCCCTCATCCTGTCTCTGGTTCAGGTCATCAGGGTTCTGCTGGAGTACCTGGACCAGAAGCTGAAAG CTGCCCAGAATCGCTTTGCCAAGTTCCTGCTCAGCTGCCTGAAGTGCTGCTTCTGGTGCCTGGAGAAATTCATCAAGTTCCTCAACAGAAACGCCTACATCATG GTGGCAATATATGGTAAAAGCTTCTGTACCTCAGCCAGAGATGCCTTCTTCATCCTCATGAGAAATATAATCAG GGTGGCTGTCTTGGACAAGGTGACTGACTTCCTATTGTTTTTGGGGAAGCTCCTCATTGTTGGAATTGTGG GAATctgttctttcttcttcttctctgggaGGATTAAGGCTGTGGAGCAGACTGCCCCCTCTCTCAACTACTACTGGGTTCCCATTCTG ACGGTGGTGGTGGGATCCTATCTGATTGCCCATGGATTCTTCAGTGTGTACGCTATGTGTGTGGACACACTCTTCCTCTGCTTCT TGGAAGACCTGGAACGCAATGACGGAACTGCAGAGAGACCCTACTTCATGTCTCAGAACCTTCTCACCATTCTGAAGAAGTCCAACGAGGATCAGGCCAAGACTGTAGACTAG
- the slc44a2 gene encoding choline transporter-like protein 2 isoform X1: MELNEKNPTPDSKYGEARKFDPTFKGPIHNRGCTDVFCCILFILAILGYFAVGILAWSQGDPRKVIYPTDSRGQFCGQAGTPLEKKPLLFYFNILKCASPLTLLEFQCPTTQLCVESCPTKHMMLRKAFENKGDQEYYKQFCKEGVDFSKMSVLKILRDGLCPSMLMSSKPFTRRCLPALSTMKGGVVVVGNETIFDNGEGEKVNATDFLDASKKSNVVVEARQVAMRIFEDYTVSWYWILIGLVIAMVVSLIFIVLLRYLAGIMIWVMIVMVILVIGYGIFHCAMEYRSLKGEPGSDVTVRDLGLQTDFSVYLQIRQTWLAFMIILSIVEVVVILLLIFLRKRVLIAIALIKEASRAVGHVMSSLFYPLLTFALLALVIAYWAITAVFLSTSNEQVYKVFNTTECNYSRDTCNPETFNTTNIKAQCPDGECLFAFYGGETYYHKYLILFQFYNVFLFFWCANFVTALGQVTLAGAFASYYWAFKKPDDIPANPVCSSLGRALRYHTGSLAFGSLILSLVQVIRVLLEYLDQKLKAAQNRFAKFLLSCLKCCFWCLEKFIKFLNRNAYIMVAIYGKSFCTSARDAFFILMRNIIRVAVLDKVTDFLLFLGKLLIVGIVGICSFFFFSGRIKAVEQTAPSLNYYWVPILTVVVGSYLIAHGFFSVYAMCVDTLFLCFCEDLERNDGSPERPYFMSPELHEILSKTKMAEEEDNKEGTEQPDADPTEPTLMDEVRLEEEVPLKEQDGEIQLKRQDVLMQANEEERPLKEKTEEAEVEETQEEKSEVKEEEEEKGPEKTGPEEEEGVEEKGSKEDKPEEKDHQPAEPKKEEIEEKKPQEAEPKDHPSTPQE, encoded by the exons ATGGAGCTAAACGAGAAGAACCCGACTCCGGACTCAAAATATG GTGAAGCACGGAAGTTTGACCCTACCTTCAAAGGACCCATCCACAACAG GGGCTGCACAGATGTGTTCTGCTGTATTCTCTTCATCTTGGCCATACTGGGATACTTTGCTGTGGGGATCCTGG CCTGGTCTCAGGGGGACCCCAGGAAGGTTATCTACCCGACTGACAGCAGAGGACAGTTCTGTGGCCAGGCCGGGACCCCCCTGGA GAAGAAACCTCTCCTGTTCTACTTCAACATCCTGAAGTGTGCCAGTCCCCTGACCCTGCTGGAGTTCCAGTGCCCCACCACTCAGTTATGTGTGGAAAGCTGTCCTACCAAACACATGATGTTGCGGAAAGCCTTCGAGAACAAAGGAGATCAGGAGTACTACAAGCAGTTCTGCAAGGAAGGAGTGGACTTCTCCAAAATG AGTGTTCTCAAGATCCTGAGGGATGGCCTGTGTCCTTCCATGCTCATGTCCAGCAAACCAT tcaCTCGTCGGTGCCTTCCAGCTCTCAGTACCATGAAAGGTGGTGTGGTTGTCGTTGGCAACGAGACTATTTTTGAcaacggggagggagagaaggtgaacGCCACTGATTTTCTGGACGCTTCAAA GAAGTCCAATGTGGTTGTTGAGGCTCGCCAGGTAGCCATGAGGATCTTTGAGGACTACACTGTGTCCTGGTACTGGATACTGAT tgGTCTGGTGATAGCCATGGTGGTCAGTCTCATCTTCATCGTCCTCCTGCGCTACCTGGCCGGGATCATGATCTGGGTCATGATCGTCATGGTGATACTGGTCATCGGATATG GGATCTTCCATTGTGCCATGGAGTACCGCAGCCTGAAGGGAGAGCCGGGTTCTGACGTCACTGTCCGTGATCTGGGACTGCAGACAGACTTCTCTGTTTACCTGCAGATCAGACAGACCTGGCTGGCTTTCA TGATCATCCTGTCCATCGTGGAGGTGGTTGTCATCCTGCTGCTCATCTTCCTCAGGAAGAGAGTCCTCATCGCCATCGCCCTCATCAAGGAGGCCAGCAGGGCTGTTGGccatgtgatgtcatcactgttcTACCCTCTGTTGACCTTTGCCCTGCTGGCCCTGGTCATAGCCTACTGGGCCATCACCGCTGT CTTCCTGTCCACCTCCAATGAGCAGGTGTACAAAGTGTTCAACACCACTGAATGTAATTACTCCAGAGACACCTGCAATCCCGAG aCGTTCAACACCACCAACATCAAAGCCCAGTGCCCGGACGGCGAGTGCCTGTTTGCCTTCTACGGAGGCGAGACCTACTACCATAAATACCTCATCCTGTTCCAGTTCTACAACGTGTTCCTCTTCTTCTGGTGTGCTAACTTTGTGACGGCGCTGGGTCAGGTGACCCTGGCTGGGGCCTTCGCATCCTACTACTGGGCCTTCAAGAAGCCCGACGACATCCCAGCCAACCCCGTCTGCTCCTCACTTGGTCGAGCCCTCAG ATACCATACAGGCTCCCTTGCCTTCGGTTCCCTCATCCTGTCTCTGGTTCAGGTCATCAGGGTTCTGCTGGAGTACCTGGACCAGAAGCTGAAAG CTGCCCAGAATCGCTTTGCCAAGTTCCTGCTCAGCTGCCTGAAGTGCTGCTTCTGGTGCCTGGAGAAATTCATCAAGTTCCTCAACAGAAACGCCTACATCATG GTGGCAATATATGGTAAAAGCTTCTGTACCTCAGCCAGAGATGCCTTCTTCATCCTCATGAGAAATATAATCAG GGTGGCTGTCTTGGACAAGGTGACTGACTTCCTATTGTTTTTGGGGAAGCTCCTCATTGTTGGAATTGTGG GAATctgttctttcttcttcttctctgggaGGATTAAGGCTGTGGAGCAGACTGCCCCCTCTCTCAACTACTACTGGGTTCCCATTCTG ACGGTGGTGGTGGGATCCTATCTGATTGCCCATGGATTCTTCAGTGTGTACGCTATGTGTGTGGACACACTCTTCCTCTGCTTCT GCGAAGACCTGGAGAGAAACGACGGCTCTCCAGAAAGGCCGTACTTCATGTCTCCGGAGCTTCACGAGATTCTCTCCAAAACCAAAATGGCGGAGGAAGAGGACAACAAAGAGGGTACGGAACAGCCAGACGCTGACCCAACTGAACCTACACTGATGGACGAAGTTCGCCTGGAGGAGGAAGTACCGCTGAAAGAACAAGATGGAGAGATACAACTGAAACGCCAAGATGTGCTCATGCAGGCCAACGAAGAGGAGCGACCTCTGAAGGAGAAGACCGAAGAGGCGGAAGTGGAAGAAACACAAGAGGAGAAATCTgaagtgaaggaggaggaggaagagaaaggaccAGAAAAGACGGGaccagaagaggaggaaggagtggAAGAAAAGGGATCAAAGGAGGACAAACCTGAAGAGAAGGATCACCAGCCGGCAGAACCTAAAAAGGAAGAGATAGAGGAAAAGAAGCCTCAAGAGGCGGAGCCTAAAGACCATCCTTCTACACCCCAGGAGTAG
- the slc44a2 gene encoding choline transporter-like protein 2 isoform X2: protein MAKNKGEARKFDPTFKGPIHNRGCTDVFCCILFILAILGYFAVGILAWSQGDPRKVIYPTDSRGQFCGQAGTPLEKKPLLFYFNILKCASPLTLLEFQCPTTQLCVESCPTKHMMLRKAFENKGDQEYYKQFCKEGVDFSKMSVLKILRDGLCPSMLMSSKPFTRRCLPALSTMKGGVVVVGNETIFDNGEGEKVNATDFLDASKKSNVVVEARQVAMRIFEDYTVSWYWILIGLVIAMVVSLIFIVLLRYLAGIMIWVMIVMVILVIGYGIFHCAMEYRSLKGEPGSDVTVRDLGLQTDFSVYLQIRQTWLAFMIILSIVEVVVILLLIFLRKRVLIAIALIKEASRAVGHVMSSLFYPLLTFALLALVIAYWAITAVFLSTSNEQVYKVFNTTECNYSRDTCNPETFNTTNIKAQCPDGECLFAFYGGETYYHKYLILFQFYNVFLFFWCANFVTALGQVTLAGAFASYYWAFKKPDDIPANPVCSSLGRALRYHTGSLAFGSLILSLVQVIRVLLEYLDQKLKAAQNRFAKFLLSCLKCCFWCLEKFIKFLNRNAYIMVAIYGKSFCTSARDAFFILMRNIIRVAVLDKVTDFLLFLGKLLIVGIVGICSFFFFSGRIKAVEQTAPSLNYYWVPILTVVVGSYLIAHGFFSVYAMCVDTLFLCFCEDLERNDGSPERPYFMSPELHEILSKTKMAEEEDNKEGTEQPDADPTEPTLMDEVRLEEEVPLKEQDGEIQLKRQDVLMQANEEERPLKEKTEEAEVEETQEEKSEVKEEEEEKGPEKTGPEEEEGVEEKGSKEDKPEEKDHQPAEPKKEEIEEKKPQEAEPKDHPSTPQE from the exons ATGGCAAAGAATAAAG GTGAAGCACGGAAGTTTGACCCTACCTTCAAAGGACCCATCCACAACAG GGGCTGCACAGATGTGTTCTGCTGTATTCTCTTCATCTTGGCCATACTGGGATACTTTGCTGTGGGGATCCTGG CCTGGTCTCAGGGGGACCCCAGGAAGGTTATCTACCCGACTGACAGCAGAGGACAGTTCTGTGGCCAGGCCGGGACCCCCCTGGA GAAGAAACCTCTCCTGTTCTACTTCAACATCCTGAAGTGTGCCAGTCCCCTGACCCTGCTGGAGTTCCAGTGCCCCACCACTCAGTTATGTGTGGAAAGCTGTCCTACCAAACACATGATGTTGCGGAAAGCCTTCGAGAACAAAGGAGATCAGGAGTACTACAAGCAGTTCTGCAAGGAAGGAGTGGACTTCTCCAAAATG AGTGTTCTCAAGATCCTGAGGGATGGCCTGTGTCCTTCCATGCTCATGTCCAGCAAACCAT tcaCTCGTCGGTGCCTTCCAGCTCTCAGTACCATGAAAGGTGGTGTGGTTGTCGTTGGCAACGAGACTATTTTTGAcaacggggagggagagaaggtgaacGCCACTGATTTTCTGGACGCTTCAAA GAAGTCCAATGTGGTTGTTGAGGCTCGCCAGGTAGCCATGAGGATCTTTGAGGACTACACTGTGTCCTGGTACTGGATACTGAT tgGTCTGGTGATAGCCATGGTGGTCAGTCTCATCTTCATCGTCCTCCTGCGCTACCTGGCCGGGATCATGATCTGGGTCATGATCGTCATGGTGATACTGGTCATCGGATATG GGATCTTCCATTGTGCCATGGAGTACCGCAGCCTGAAGGGAGAGCCGGGTTCTGACGTCACTGTCCGTGATCTGGGACTGCAGACAGACTTCTCTGTTTACCTGCAGATCAGACAGACCTGGCTGGCTTTCA TGATCATCCTGTCCATCGTGGAGGTGGTTGTCATCCTGCTGCTCATCTTCCTCAGGAAGAGAGTCCTCATCGCCATCGCCCTCATCAAGGAGGCCAGCAGGGCTGTTGGccatgtgatgtcatcactgttcTACCCTCTGTTGACCTTTGCCCTGCTGGCCCTGGTCATAGCCTACTGGGCCATCACCGCTGT CTTCCTGTCCACCTCCAATGAGCAGGTGTACAAAGTGTTCAACACCACTGAATGTAATTACTCCAGAGACACCTGCAATCCCGAG aCGTTCAACACCACCAACATCAAAGCCCAGTGCCCGGACGGCGAGTGCCTGTTTGCCTTCTACGGAGGCGAGACCTACTACCATAAATACCTCATCCTGTTCCAGTTCTACAACGTGTTCCTCTTCTTCTGGTGTGCTAACTTTGTGACGGCGCTGGGTCAGGTGACCCTGGCTGGGGCCTTCGCATCCTACTACTGGGCCTTCAAGAAGCCCGACGACATCCCAGCCAACCCCGTCTGCTCCTCACTTGGTCGAGCCCTCAG ATACCATACAGGCTCCCTTGCCTTCGGTTCCCTCATCCTGTCTCTGGTTCAGGTCATCAGGGTTCTGCTGGAGTACCTGGACCAGAAGCTGAAAG CTGCCCAGAATCGCTTTGCCAAGTTCCTGCTCAGCTGCCTGAAGTGCTGCTTCTGGTGCCTGGAGAAATTCATCAAGTTCCTCAACAGAAACGCCTACATCATG GTGGCAATATATGGTAAAAGCTTCTGTACCTCAGCCAGAGATGCCTTCTTCATCCTCATGAGAAATATAATCAG GGTGGCTGTCTTGGACAAGGTGACTGACTTCCTATTGTTTTTGGGGAAGCTCCTCATTGTTGGAATTGTGG GAATctgttctttcttcttcttctctgggaGGATTAAGGCTGTGGAGCAGACTGCCCCCTCTCTCAACTACTACTGGGTTCCCATTCTG ACGGTGGTGGTGGGATCCTATCTGATTGCCCATGGATTCTTCAGTGTGTACGCTATGTGTGTGGACACACTCTTCCTCTGCTTCT GCGAAGACCTGGAGAGAAACGACGGCTCTCCAGAAAGGCCGTACTTCATGTCTCCGGAGCTTCACGAGATTCTCTCCAAAACCAAAATGGCGGAGGAAGAGGACAACAAAGAGGGTACGGAACAGCCAGACGCTGACCCAACTGAACCTACACTGATGGACGAAGTTCGCCTGGAGGAGGAAGTACCGCTGAAAGAACAAGATGGAGAGATACAACTGAAACGCCAAGATGTGCTCATGCAGGCCAACGAAGAGGAGCGACCTCTGAAGGAGAAGACCGAAGAGGCGGAAGTGGAAGAAACACAAGAGGAGAAATCTgaagtgaaggaggaggaggaagagaaaggaccAGAAAAGACGGGaccagaagaggaggaaggagtggAAGAAAAGGGATCAAAGGAGGACAAACCTGAAGAGAAGGATCACCAGCCGGCAGAACCTAAAAAGGAAGAGATAGAGGAAAAGAAGCCTCAAGAGGCGGAGCCTAAAGACCATCCTTCTACACCCCAGGAGTAG
- the slc44a2 gene encoding choline transporter-like protein 2 isoform X3, with product MELNEKNPTPDSKYGEARKFDPTFKGPIHNRGCTDVFCCILFILAILGYFAVGILAWSQGDPRKVIYPTDSRGQFCGQAGTPLEKKPLLFYFNILKCASPLTLLEFQCPTTQLCVESCPTKHMMLRKAFENKGDQEYYKQFCKEGVDFSKMSVLKILRDGLCPSMLMSSKPFTRRCLPALSTMKGGVVVVGNETIFDNGEGEKVNATDFLDASKKSNVVVEARQVAMRIFEDYTVSWYWILIGLVIAMVVSLIFIVLLRYLAGIMIWVMIVMVILVIGYGIFHCAMEYRSLKGEPGSDVTVRDLGLQTDFSVYLQIRQTWLAFMIILSIVEVVVILLLIFLRKRVLIAIALIKEASRAVGHVMSSLFYPLLTFALLALVIAYWAITAVFLSTSNEQVYKVFNTTECNYSRDTCNPETFNTTNIKAQCPDGECLFAFYGGETYYHKYLILFQFYNVFLFFWCANFVTALGQVTLAGAFASYYWAFKKPDDIPANPVCSSLGRALRYHTGSLAFGSLILSLVQVIRVLLEYLDQKLKAAQNRFAKFLLSCLKCCFWCLEKFIKFLNRNAYIMVAIYGKSFCTSARDAFFILMRNIIRVAVLDKVTDFLLFLGKLLIVGIVGICSFFFFSGRIKAVEQTAPSLNYYWVPILTVVVGSYLIAHGFFSVYAMCVDTLFLCFLEDLERNDGTAERPYFMSQNLLTILKKSNEDQAKTVD from the exons ATGGAGCTAAACGAGAAGAACCCGACTCCGGACTCAAAATATG GTGAAGCACGGAAGTTTGACCCTACCTTCAAAGGACCCATCCACAACAG GGGCTGCACAGATGTGTTCTGCTGTATTCTCTTCATCTTGGCCATACTGGGATACTTTGCTGTGGGGATCCTGG CCTGGTCTCAGGGGGACCCCAGGAAGGTTATCTACCCGACTGACAGCAGAGGACAGTTCTGTGGCCAGGCCGGGACCCCCCTGGA GAAGAAACCTCTCCTGTTCTACTTCAACATCCTGAAGTGTGCCAGTCCCCTGACCCTGCTGGAGTTCCAGTGCCCCACCACTCAGTTATGTGTGGAAAGCTGTCCTACCAAACACATGATGTTGCGGAAAGCCTTCGAGAACAAAGGAGATCAGGAGTACTACAAGCAGTTCTGCAAGGAAGGAGTGGACTTCTCCAAAATG AGTGTTCTCAAGATCCTGAGGGATGGCCTGTGTCCTTCCATGCTCATGTCCAGCAAACCAT tcaCTCGTCGGTGCCTTCCAGCTCTCAGTACCATGAAAGGTGGTGTGGTTGTCGTTGGCAACGAGACTATTTTTGAcaacggggagggagagaaggtgaacGCCACTGATTTTCTGGACGCTTCAAA GAAGTCCAATGTGGTTGTTGAGGCTCGCCAGGTAGCCATGAGGATCTTTGAGGACTACACTGTGTCCTGGTACTGGATACTGAT tgGTCTGGTGATAGCCATGGTGGTCAGTCTCATCTTCATCGTCCTCCTGCGCTACCTGGCCGGGATCATGATCTGGGTCATGATCGTCATGGTGATACTGGTCATCGGATATG GGATCTTCCATTGTGCCATGGAGTACCGCAGCCTGAAGGGAGAGCCGGGTTCTGACGTCACTGTCCGTGATCTGGGACTGCAGACAGACTTCTCTGTTTACCTGCAGATCAGACAGACCTGGCTGGCTTTCA TGATCATCCTGTCCATCGTGGAGGTGGTTGTCATCCTGCTGCTCATCTTCCTCAGGAAGAGAGTCCTCATCGCCATCGCCCTCATCAAGGAGGCCAGCAGGGCTGTTGGccatgtgatgtcatcactgttcTACCCTCTGTTGACCTTTGCCCTGCTGGCCCTGGTCATAGCCTACTGGGCCATCACCGCTGT CTTCCTGTCCACCTCCAATGAGCAGGTGTACAAAGTGTTCAACACCACTGAATGTAATTACTCCAGAGACACCTGCAATCCCGAG aCGTTCAACACCACCAACATCAAAGCCCAGTGCCCGGACGGCGAGTGCCTGTTTGCCTTCTACGGAGGCGAGACCTACTACCATAAATACCTCATCCTGTTCCAGTTCTACAACGTGTTCCTCTTCTTCTGGTGTGCTAACTTTGTGACGGCGCTGGGTCAGGTGACCCTGGCTGGGGCCTTCGCATCCTACTACTGGGCCTTCAAGAAGCCCGACGACATCCCAGCCAACCCCGTCTGCTCCTCACTTGGTCGAGCCCTCAG ATACCATACAGGCTCCCTTGCCTTCGGTTCCCTCATCCTGTCTCTGGTTCAGGTCATCAGGGTTCTGCTGGAGTACCTGGACCAGAAGCTGAAAG CTGCCCAGAATCGCTTTGCCAAGTTCCTGCTCAGCTGCCTGAAGTGCTGCTTCTGGTGCCTGGAGAAATTCATCAAGTTCCTCAACAGAAACGCCTACATCATG GTGGCAATATATGGTAAAAGCTTCTGTACCTCAGCCAGAGATGCCTTCTTCATCCTCATGAGAAATATAATCAG GGTGGCTGTCTTGGACAAGGTGACTGACTTCCTATTGTTTTTGGGGAAGCTCCTCATTGTTGGAATTGTGG GAATctgttctttcttcttcttctctgggaGGATTAAGGCTGTGGAGCAGACTGCCCCCTCTCTCAACTACTACTGGGTTCCCATTCTG ACGGTGGTGGTGGGATCCTATCTGATTGCCCATGGATTCTTCAGTGTGTACGCTATGTGTGTGGACACACTCTTCCTCTGCTTCT TGGAAGACCTGGAACGCAATGACGGAACTGCAGAGAGACCCTACTTCATGTCTCAGAACCTTCTCACCATTCTGAAGAAGTCCAACGAGGATCAGGCCAAGACTGTAGACTAG